The region tcacagttcccgagtttgagccctgcatccggctctgtgctgacagctcagagcctggagcctgcttcggattctgtgtctccctctctctctgccccttccctgctcacactctgtccctgtctctctctcaaaaataaataaacactaaaaaatttaaaaaataaattaaaggggtgcctgggtggctcagtcggttaagcgtccgacttcggctcatgtcatgatctcgcggtccgtgagttcgagccccgcgtcgggctctgtgctgacagctcagagcctggagcctgttttggattctgtgtctccctctctctcggaccctcctctgttcatactctgtctccctctgtctcaaaactaaataatgaatgttaaaaaaaattaaaaataaattgaaaaataaagcaacggagattaatttcttacagttcagagactggggagtccaagatcaaggtgccagcagatttggtgtccAGTGAGGTTTCctttctggttcatagatggcaccttctcactgtgtcctcatgtggtggaCGGGACTAGGAAGTGTTGTAGGGTCTCTTGTGTACGAGCACTAATCTGATTCATGAGGGGTCCACGCTCATGGCCTAAGCAGCTTCCAAAGTCCCCACTTCCTAATTCCATCACGTTGgtggttaggatttcaacatggaTTTTGTGGGGACACCAGCATTTCGACCAtggcaggttttttgttttgtttttgtttcttaagattttatttttaagtaatctctacgtggggctcaaattcacaaccctgagatcaagagtcacatgttctaccaactgagtcagccaggcactcccCATGGTAGTTGTTTTCTGGTTTCCACTGGTAAACATTGCTGTAGTGAGCATTCTtgcatgtctgtgtgtgcttGGGCAGTGATTCAGCCGGATGCATTCCCAGAAGAGGTACTTGTtggtcaaattttaaaatttggtaagTACTGTCAAATTAGCCTCCAGAAAAGTTGCACAGGTCTGTCTTTATACCAACAATATAGGAGTTACTTTTTTTTCAGTATTGTGTGAAAAGGAAGACAGCAGTGTGATTAAGAATTCAAGGTCGGGAGTCAGAACCCTGGGTGTGCATCTTGACTCATCAGTTGTGTTCCCTTGGTCCAGTAACTTTACCTCTCTGAAGGTGAAAATGCCACAGCCAGATGGGAGGGAGACTGCAGGGAACAGAGGGGACCCAAAGAGAGTGCAGCTCTACCTTTTTACTCTCCTTGTTGAATTTCATCTCCGTTTGATGGGACAAATTCATTAAAGCCCACTAACTCCTGCCCTGGGAGGACTAACAACATTTATTGTATTAACAAAAATTAGAGTTAACGTTTGGATAGTACTTGCTCTGAGTCTGGCACTGCCCTAAATATACATGATAGCTCATCTgagtattaaaattattattactatcctcatttttacaaatgagaaaggttgagatactattttaaaaatttaaagtggcAGAACAAGGATTTGAATCCAATCGCTTGGGCCTTGGCCAAAAGTGGGTGGCCCACAGTGGGTGTGGGGGTCAGGCTATGCAGTTGGACGTGCCTATATTTCTGTGTGATCGAATCCTAGAAGTGAAGTTgcacatttaggggcgcctgggtggctcagtcgattgagcgtctgacttcggcttaggtcatgatcttgtggtttgtgagttagagcaccacatcgggctcactgctatcagcacagagccagtttcagatactctgtctccctctctctgcccatcccccccccccccccccccgcataaataaacattaaaagaaagaaaataaattgcacATTTAAAGGAAGCACCttggggcacgtggctggctcagtctaaagagcatgtgacttttttttttttattattatttattttttagcatttattcatttccgagacatagagagacagagcatgaatgggggagggtcagagagagggagacacagaatccgaaacaggctccaggctctgagctgtcagcacagagcctgacgcggggctcgaactcacggaccgcgagatcgtgacctgagccgaagtcggccgctcaaccgactgagccacccaggcaccccaagagcatgtgacttttgatcccggggtctgagttcaagccccacagggggtgtagagattactgaagtaaataaatcttaaaaaaaaaaaaaggagcatctTGCATTTTGATAATATCACCTGGCTTGCCCTACAGAGTTTGCATGAACACTGGAGAGTCTGTTTTAGAAATTTCTTGGAATTAAATCTCTTTCACTGCTAATTACATAGGTAATTCACTTCTCTTTGTACAAGGACAGCTATGTTTGTTGTCTGTGATCCAACTAAAGAAATGAAGGACATTGTCAGGGAAAGTGCATACCCTGAAAGGAATTGGTTGGTAACTTGGCAGACCCAGGTGAACCATTTCTTACTCTCTGGATGGCATTTTGTTCCTCAACCTTATTATGTTCCCAACAGAAATGATTCTCCTCAGTAATCACAGATAGTGAATAAGGCGGCAGCAGTCATAGGTCATACCTTCATATCAGAATCCACAGATTCACTGTCTTCAGAATGGGTAAGGTGATGCCAAGGGCTGCTTTTGTAAGCCTGAGGGTCTTGCAGGCTCCTCTGAAAGGCAGCAGGTGCCGGGTTCCAGTGATTTAATAAACCGCAATGACTGAACAGAGTCTTGCAACCATTTTCAAAGTTTGATGGAAAATTCAGTCCTAATTGGTTGCCTTAGAATTGAACCTTGAATCATAGCATTGCTACATAGTAAAACAAATTAATCAAGAATGTCTATTATTCTTACAAGTTCCCCAGTTGTTCTTAGAGTCATAGGATTTTCAGCTAGTTTTTGCCTATTTAAGAATCACTTCCTTGCTGCTAGATGCTAAAGTCCATCCTGGGAGTAGAAGATGATGTGTTTTTATAATCTAAATCTCTGATcgttcatacttttttttctctttatcctgaTATCAGTAGCTTTGACTTTGctttgtatgtgtctgtgtatctgtgtattCTGAAGAATAATTGAGGGTTTTTTCACCTGCCACACTGAGATAAATCCACCGGTATTACAGTCccttaaaagaatttaaagaatgcTTATATATTCTTATTCACcaattatactttattttcaaatatgattaTACATCTTTCACTGGTTactaaaaaaaatggatgaaatatatAGCTGGatataaacatattaatatattgCCTGTTTTTAGCAGACGATTTTGAGCACCCGCTATGAACTTGACACTGGGGACACTCTAGGCTCTCTGTCATTGGACTGCACATATTAGAGGTAGCTGTTGCCAGGCCATGGAGCAACAGAGCTCCTTTACTGTAATCATTTTGGATGAAATGTGTGTTAGGGTTCTTCAGAGAACCGGAAGCAATAGGAAATGATAAATACATAGAGATATGAATCtgttataaggaattggctcatgagaTTAGAGAGGCTGAGCGGTCCCAAGATTCACAGTTGGCAAGCCAGAGACCTAAGAGAACCGATGATAAAGTTccagtccaagtccaaaggcctgagatcCAGGGGAGTCGATGGTGTAAGTTCCAGCTCTAGTGTGAGTCTGAAGGCGGGAGCAGGCTGAGGTCCCAGCTCAGACagttgggcagagagagggaattctGTTCAGACCTTCAATGGATTGGGTCAGACCCACTCACATTGGGGTGGGCCATCTGCTGGACTTAGTGTAcccattcaaaaatttttttctttaatgtttttttatttttgagacagagagagacagagcatgagtgggggaggggcagagagagagggacacacagaatccgcagcaggctccagactctgagcccagagcacagagcccaacgaggggattgaatccatgaaccgtgagatcacgacctgagcggaaggcaggtgcttaactgactgagccaccaaggcattaGTCTACCCATTCAAATACTAATCTCATCTAGAAATATCCTCACAGACAAACCCAGAatgatgtttaaccaaatatctgggctgTCATGGCCCAGTcaaggtgacacataaaattaataatcACAGAATGTCATGGAATTTTGTGATGGCTGTCACTGTCCCAGAGAACATAAATTGTTAGAAGGTTTTCCtaaatttcaacaaaataaaaatgaagtctgattttaagaaaaagcagcccacatttaaaaataaaaatttttatttttaatacaatttaagttggttaaacgtccgactcttgattttggctcaggtcatgatcccacggtttgtgcccctaccccactccacGCACGtgcatgcttctctctctcaaaataaataaacatttaaaaaataaaaagaagagtggGTACTCTGCAGTATCACCATTTGGGGTAGGCGGCATAATAGAGTGGAGAGATTGTGAACTTTGAAGTTAGACAGACTGAGATTTGAATCCCATCTCTGCTGCCTATGAGCTGTGGACTTTGGGTGGGTTACTTATCTGAACTGCAGTTCTGTAATCTGTCTTAAAATGAAGCATACCTACTTCATGGTAGCATTTGATTAGGGAAAATGTCTAGAAAATGCTTGGGATGCagtagatattcagtaaataaaaCTCGTCACTTCAAAGTTGACTCTAAGGGATGCCATATAGACCATTTTGTCAAAAAGAGTCTTTTGTCCTGAAGTTACTTGACATTTTTTCATTGACTGATGACAGGTATAGTGTGTGGCCATCCTGGTATCTAACTGTGTCCCAGAGACATGCCTGTGAATGACTCACTGTAGCTTTCTCTCTTGTTGTTTTGCTAGAGTTAaattagaagagagagaaactgcgGAGAATACTGTAACAGTCAAGAATGGTGACGATAGTCATTTATTAcccagaaaagcaaagaagagggCATTTAAGTTGGAGGAGGGTGAAGAAACCGAACTAGAttacagaaattcaaagaaacatTGGAAGAGGCAAGAGAACAGTAGCAATGGGAAGACCTTGGATCTAGAACCTAAAGCTGCCACAGATCAGAGTATGAGGAGAAAGggcaagaggaaaaacaaagccaTGTGTGGTGTAGTGGATGGTGATGAcgaagaaaccaaaagaaagtcaccaaagaggaaggagaaatgcGAACTTAAAAGGCAGACCAAGAACTCCAGGTCTTCTAAAGCACAGACGGTGAAGGACTGGGCCATCTCGAACTGTGGTCCTCTGAAAAGCTCACCTGCTAGGAACAACCTTGTCAAAGCCAAAAGGAAAGGCGGTGCGGGCGTCTGTCCAAAAGACAGCCCCATTTCCTCCTCAGAGTCCGAGTCTTCTCATGAGTCCACCAGTGATGGTGTCAGCAATGTCCTCTTGGAGGTCAGAAATTCCTCAGAGAAAACATCAACTGAGTTATCAAAGGAAGGGCCCTCGAGAAAAAACACGACTGCAAACAAAGTGGCTGCCAAAACTGGCTTCACCTGTGCGGCCGTCAAGTGCAAGACGACCAGAGCATCATCTTCCAGTTCGGACTCCAGCTCGGAGTCGGACGACCAGTGCACGGTGTCGAAGAGCGCCCCGGAGCGCGCTGCGGGTTTCTTAAAGCCTGTAGGCCTCTTTGCAGGAAGAGGCTGTCCAGGCCCGGGGCCGTGCGCGCAGACCCCACACGCTGCCGGGTGGAAGCTCTCGGACGCAAACGGTGCCAGACAGGCTCCTCCCGGGCCCCCTCCCAACGTGACTCTCCCCACCAGTTTGGGAagaggctgggggagaggagaggacctTCTTTCTTGGAAGGGAGCTAGGGGTCGGGGTGTGCGGGGGAGAGGCCGGGGCCGAGGGCAAGCTGTTTCCTTTGTGTTAAATAGAAACCCTGAGTATCAGAAGCACCAGCAACTAAATGAAATGGTAACAAACTCCTCTACTATTATCCAGGCAAGTATTATTTATCGTGAGTGCGCTTCTTCCGCTAGGCCCGTGGGGTGTGTCTGCAGTTGATGTCACGGCTTCACTTTTGTCACCAGTAACAAAGTCACGtgactcatgctgtctttcaGAATCCGGTAGAGACACACAAGGACTACAGTTTGTTACCGCTGTTAGCAGCTGCCCCACAAGTTGGAGAAAAGATTGCATTTAaggtacattttaaaacaacaattaccACCAAAAAGATTCTTCTCCCTCCAAATAAACTTACTCATTGGCAGGTCAggattatatatgtgtatgtactaGACCCTTTCCAGATCATATCTGTCCTGTGCCTAGCATGTAGTGGGTACCTACTTATGGttttctgaatgaataaaaatggctGAGCTTGGTGTGTGGAACCTAGCAAGCGCTCAGTTAAGAAAGGCTCTGCATAGCACCAACCCCTCTCCACCCCAAACCGAAGAAACCTCTCCCACTGGAACTTCTGTCTCGCCGCAGGTCATGGCAGGGCTCCCAGAATGGTGGAGTGGGCACCCCGCCACTGCATGTTttcttgggggcaggggagaggaactGCGGGGCTTGTGTATTTGTgggctctttcttcttttttagcttTTGGAGCTGACATCCGATTATTCTCCTGATGTCTCTGACTATAAGGTaaggctttttatttaaaaataactaagtgTCAGTATATTAAACAAGCTAAAGTCGTATTTAATACTGCTAATATggataattttgattttttttcagtatataatGTTGTAGAAAATGGGAGCATTAtcaaaatgtaaactttttaaCAGTATCACTGTGGAGCCCCCAGTGTTATTTTCCTTACATCTGGGGAAGAATGTAGAATAATgacaagtttaattttttttaagtcattttttttttttctaaccagcTTAGACAACCAGCTTAGCAAGCTTATTTGAATGCCACTCTCCCAGGATCctaaactttgaaagaaaatactaaatagCTTTCAGCCAGAAAATTTGATTACTTTCATCATAGGAATCTCTTTTATATAATTGTGAATTACTGCAGATTCTTATGGTCTAACATGGCCCCTTTTATATTATCTCTTCACCACAGGTAATTCACGAGTACTGTCCCTGTAATTTATTCACTTAACACGCGTATGGGACTTCACATTAGCATGAGCTTTATCACAATTCAGTAAAAGTTTGACCCCATCAGTGGGATTACAGAATTACatgttcccttccttttttcatccattcaaaattttgttgaaaactttgttaaaggggtgcctgggtggctcagtctgttgagctcctgactttggctcgggtcatgatctcacagttcatgagtttgagccccgcgtcgggctctgtgctgacagctcagagcctggagcctgcttcggattctgtctctctctccctctgcccctctcctgcttgtgctctgtctctctctcaaaaatgaatacattaaaaaaaaaaaaagaaaactttgttaaaatgcacattttttaatttttatgtaatatacGGAATAtaagtccatttaaaaaatgagttgatACCTTGGAAGactttttttaaaccttgaaagatttttaaaatcttggtaAGAACCTTTCCTCAAAAGTAGGCTAGAAGGTAGGTCAGTTCTGGGTAACTggtattttatcacatttttcatCTTGACCCCTTTATATAGGTGACATATAATTTGTCATCTAAAGCAGGATACTTGTGCATGAAAAGggttaatattatattaataattatccTGGAAGGAAATGTAAATGGACTTGTTGGGCAAACCAGGATGTTTTATCACCTTACCATAGATAATTACTTTAATTCTGTGATGTACTACAAGATAGAAATATAGAATTGGTATGTTCTACAACCTCTACAAACTATGATTCTAGatgatactgatttttttattttttatttttattattggttttttattaaaaaaattttttttaatgttttttattttatttttgagagacagagacagagcatgagcgagggagggacaagagagagggagacacagaatccgaagcaggctccaggctctgagctgtcagcacagagcccgacgcggggctcaaactcatgaactgtgagatcatgacctgagccaaagtcaggcgctcaaccgactgagccacccacgcggcCCATTATtggttttttatttcagagagaaagtgcatgagtgggggagagggacagaataaAAAGGGCCTtgggggagaatcttaagcaggctccacgctcagcacagagcccaacacagggcttgatcccatgaccatgggatcacaacctgagctgaaatcaaaagagttggacgctcaaccaactgagctatccagacaCCCtgattctgattatttttaatgcatattaaATCTATGTTGGTCATCACAGTTCTTACCCTGGAAAGCTATTTTCTTACTTTCCCGGTATTTAGAACTTTCTGGAAATGATTTTCAAAACCATTTGGAAAGTGAAAATCAGTACCGGTTTTTTTTGCCTTGACCTCAAGTGCTGTTATCTAGCTTGATCACTAGCTTTATTCCTGAAGCTTGTCTTCAAAAGTTAAATCTGTCTTCAAAGGATGTAGTCTCCTCCACGCTCAACCCTGTCTCACGTGTACGTACCTACCTGTGGGATTTTAATTGATGAAGGTGGCTGAGTGATGCCACAGAAGTCAGTGCAATGAAAGAAGAATTTATTACTTACGTTTCCTGAGGGAGGGGGAATGCCACGCCATGCAGGACCCTGGAGGAAAGCACCAGGGTGTCatccagaggcagagacaggagtgAAGAGAAAGCCCGGGCAGGGCCTTTATTGGGGTTTCCTTGGGATAGGCCAGGCGGGATGGGGGAAGCAGTTTAGGATTGGCTCATTTGAATAATTAGCAGACTTTGGGCTATAGGGGCCGTGCCTAGTTGTGTGGTACCCGACCCTGGAATGATTTAGATTCAGGGGAAATATTGGCTTAGTGTGTGGGAGTTTTATTTCTCCTACATAttgatttattaaagaaaaaaagttttcatattgagataaaatttatgtaatgtaaaatttaccattttaaccattttaaagtgtatgattcagtggttttagtatattccaGTGTTTCACCTGCTGGTTTTtgacttggatttttatttttgaaaggaaggaaaaatactaAGCCACAATCCAGACACCCAGCAAGTAGATATAGAAATTCTTTCATCCTTACCTGGTGAGTCTTGTAGAAAAGAATTCGAAAATTTAGTCTCTTTATATCTACATTGGTTTCTAAATAGCTTTTACACACAGGAGCTGCTCTCTTGCTTGGCCTCTGGGAGTAACTGTCCACTatccctgtcctcacagagcaGCCCAGGAGACCCGAGCTCCCCCTAGTGGAGGTGTGTGTCCACTATGGATTGTTGGATCTGTTTACAAAGCTGTTAGGCAAGTTGTTCTTATTCCTGTAATTATGCAGTTTCATAAAAACTGCATAAACTAATGAACATTGATTGCAAAAAGAATTATTTCTGTGAAACCCAAGTTGAATGCCGACCCAGGAGTATAACTAAGAAATTTACTATTCAATCGTGTGGGTGGATCTGCTTTGAGATTGGGAGGAATCTGGTAAAAATCTAGGAAGATTCTGAACTCAGGCTGCGTTGCTAGTGTttgcattcctgtatccctttaGAAGAACTCAGAACTGGAAATTGTAGAAATTGCAGATATACATTAAGTATGTGgtttatgaaagaaagagaactctAGTCAGTGGGCTCCTAAGACCTTCTCAGGTCTATCTCCAAAGATTGGCAAATGAGCATACTTCAGTGTGTTAAGTCAAAATAGAATGTCTAAAGtatatgtgcatgcacactctcacACATCATTTTAAATGGCTCCCTGCTTTATCCCTGATTCATCTCACCCATTATTGGTTCTAAAATCTGAGAATAAGAGAGCTTTTACTGTATGTGGCTTCACTTGGGTTGTGTTGTAGGGGTCCCTGGCCACAGATCAGGGGAGACCCTTTTTCTTTAGCAGACCCGAAGGCAATTAATTATATTCTCTTTGTGTTTAAATAATGTAATGAGTAAAAGATTCAAAACTCCCGTACACAGTAATCAGTTAACATGGTTTTCCAACGAAGTCCCTTTATAATGTTAAGTAAATGATTAGATATAACTTAAATTGgttttccagctttcttctcATTAGGTTTTGAGGAAATCTCTCTTCCTAGGAATGGTGGGCAAAGAAATTTGTCCATGGTCAGATTCCACGACACAGCCTGATCACTGCTTGTCAGGTGATTGACAGTGATAACATCCAATTAGAACTTTTCTTCTTTGGGGCATCAAGAAGTGTCTTTTATCTGCTCACTGGTGGAAATACAGGTAGTCCTCGCTTTGCATGGTTCTGATATATAGGAACTTTAGTTACCATGGTTTAGTTAAATAACACCAGTTCCCAAAGACATTAGATATGTTACCTGTTAACTGACTAGTGGCACAAAGTTCTGCTAATTCTTCAGTCCACGGATCACTACGTAAATAACAGATGCCCATCATGATCGGTGACCAGTCATGTCACGTCCTTCCAAGTCTCCTGGTGATAAGTCACCGTGCAGCTGTTACTCAGTTCCCATACACGCAGCATCGCATGAGGCTGTGCTGTCTCCTTGTACAATCTCAGTGATAGACCCACAGGGCATCTTACAAAAATGGATAATGGAGGTAGGGAATTGGTCGACAGAGATGAAAgtacaacaaagaaacaaaaagtgataGTTCTGGAGGTGACACCCAAGTGAAGTTTAAACTTGTGGAGTTAGAAGAAACCACTAACTGTGGGGATGTTGGAACTGCAGTTTATGTGAGCTTGACATAAAGGAAGAAGGTAGTGGTGATGACAGGGATAAAGAGGTCCCGGAGGTGGCATCAGCAAAAACATCACACAAttgcaaaacagaaacaaagaagctCCAAGAGTTATTTCACGAGGATGTCAAgatctca is a window of Prionailurus viverrinus isolate Anna chromosome E1, UM_Priviv_1.0, whole genome shotgun sequence DNA encoding:
- the COIL gene encoding coilin isoform X1, which encodes MAASETVRLRLQFDYPPPATPHCTAFWLLVDLNRCRVVTDLISLIRQRFGFSSGAILGLYLEGGLLPPAESARLVRDNDCLRVKLEERETAENTVTVKNGDDSHLLPRKAKKRAFKLEEGEETELDYRNSKKHWKRQENSSNGKTLDLEPKAATDQSMRRKGKRKNKAMCGVVDGDDEETKRKSPKRKEKCELKRQTKNSRSSKAQTVKDWAISNCGPLKSSPARNNLVKAKRKGGAGVCPKDSPISSSESESSHESTSDGVSNVLLEVRNSSEKTSTELSKEGPSRKNTTANKVAAKTGFTCAAVKCKTTRASSSSSDSSSESDDQCTVSKSAPERAAGFLKPVGLFAGRGCPGPGPCAQTPHAAGWKLSDANGARQAPPGPPPNVTLPTSLGRGWGRGEDLLSWKGARGRGVRGRGRGRGQAVSFVLNRNPEYQKHQQLNEMVTNSSTIIQNPVETHKDYSLLPLLAAAPQVGEKIAFKLLELTSDYSPDVSDYKEGKILSHNPDTQQVDIEILSSLPAMKEPGKFDLVYHNENGTEVVEYAVTQEKRITVFWRELIDPRLIVEPPSTIPSTEPARG
- the COIL gene encoding coilin isoform X2 produces the protein MAASETVRLRLQFDYPPPATPHCTAFWLLVDLNRCRVVTDLISLIRQRFGFSSGAILGLYLEGGLLPPAESARLVRDNDCLRVKLEERETAENTVTVKNGDDSHLLPRKAKKRAFKLEEGEETELDYRNSKKHWKRQENSSNGKTLDLEPKAATDQSMRRKGKRKNKAMCGVVDGDDEETKRKSPKRKEKCELKRQTKNSRSSKAQTVKDWAISNCGPLKSSPARNNLVKAKRKGGAGVCPKDSPISSSESESSHESTSDGVSNVLLEVRNSSEKTSTELSKEGPSRKNTTANKVAAKTGFTCAAVKCKTTRASSSSSDSSSESDDQCTVSKSAPERAAGFLKPVGLFAGRGCPGPGPCAQTPHAAGWKLSDANGARQAPPGPPPNVTLPTSLGRGWGRGEDLLSWKGARGRGVRGRGRGRGQAVSFVLNRNPEYQKHQQLNEMVTNSSTIIQNPVETHKDYSLLPLLAAAPQVGEKIAFKLLELTSDYSPDVSDYKEGKILSHNPDTQQVDIEILSSLPDHCFLERVD